The segment aacttcataaatataaattttgataAATACTTGCGCCTATGTAACATTACTGGACTGAGAGTGTTAGGCTTCTGAGCAAAATATCATATCCTGAGTTGCAGTTCCAAAGACAGAGATAGTTACAAaaagagacacaaagataaatgcataTTTCTTATTCTGTATGCTAGGATGAATTCATATAAATGCTCTTTCTTCTATAGTACTGATACCATTATAGCAAGGAATGGGCCTAcctaaatcataaaaaaaaaagactaaagtCTCTAATTAATAAGCATGCCTAGATGTATGAGTAGGAGACTATTGTAATTAGTAATGATCAACAAACATATTTTATCTGTTGACAAGTGAGTGCCACTCCACTTTTCTCTTAGTATTTAGGTTTCATGTGTACAATTGTCATTTGAAATGTACAATGTTTCTATAGTAAATTTGATAAGCATACCATTGCATTGTTCTAAGGTTGTGGCCCCTTCTTGTCCAGAACCAGGTTGCCAATTAGGACATTCTATGCATGAAAACTGAGCTTCCTTGTCTTGGTATGTTCCCCATGGacacagtgtacatttcttagTCTGAATATCATAATATGTCCCATAGGAGCAGCCAACTAAAACAAGTAGATAACAAGGAAATTGTTGTaataagtaaattatcttttgtattcaaagaaaatatttgacAATGTGTACAGCAGCCATACCATCTAATTAGCCTTTATAAAACTAGAAACAATTTTCTAGATTTAAACTGAacgaattattttttatttaactagaatAGATGAATTTTTAAAGATTGAAGCTCATATAAACCAGATAAAGTACAAAAGAGAATAACTGAGTGTTAATTCAATAtatcaacaataataataacaattatctAAATGATAGATAACTCAATACTTgagtattttacaaatataaaatataatgttagGTAAGATTCTGAAGTAATAAAGAATGAAGTACTAGTATAAACCAAACAAGTATGACAAAATCCAAGCTAAACTAGTAGTTTCATATAAGGTTTTGGGTGTTCAAAGGGTGACAATCACATTTACATTCCGATTTACCATGGGAGTTAAATCCTACAGCATTAATGTCTACTCTATCTTATAAAACAATAGATTTAAATTCTAAAGCATTCGTGTCTATGTCAtataacaataaatattgattttataataataataaaattaatcgttattatccatgaggaaatttgttttacagttgaccattacaaacaaaaaacaaaaatacataattGGAGCAAAACATTTGTACAATAGCACAACGGATATATGTTCATACCCCAGTTTCtcttaaaaaatgtgaaatttataATAGTAAAATGCATACTACAATGTAAGTGATAAGCAACATTTACagcataaaagaaataatactttcatGCTCTTCCAGTttctaattatttcattgaGAAAAAACTTCTATTTATAGGCCATCGACCTTAAAAATGGTATCTGTTTTCTGTTTGTAAATCATGTCAAATGATATAATGTAAATTAAAGTagtagttcccttttcagaccatgcagtctatagggcagattatgttaaggtcatctgtttctttgccaatagttaatgaatgtggctagcacaatgaccaaccgactttactttccccaacttaagtcaggtacccattagagttgggtaaacTCTTGGGTGCCCTAAAATCCCGAATTTCAAAATCTTATTCTTCACTGTGATTCGAACCCAGGGCCccagattcggaagccaagcacttaaccactgccttatagaccacatggtctgaaaggggaactttttggTTTATTACAAATGACTGACTTAATCAGGTACTAGCCTACAGCCTATGTACTTACTGCATGTTTTATTGATAAGCTGTGTTCCATTCACACAAAGTTCTTCAACAGCTTTCTCTGGCTTAAAACTTTTCTTCATTGGTTTGTACTCTTTATTGTATAACCTTCCATTAGAAATCAAACAATCTAATTAATGTCCTATTCATGCTATAATAGTCAAGTTAATAACCTAAACATAATATTTTGCAGCCACAGTTGATATGCATGACAAGATTAAGACATGGATACACATAGAACATACTTCTCTTGGGTTCTGAAGGAACAACTGTAATCTATGAGATAAGAAATCTTTTCAATATCAGAGTACATtctctcatttctctttttacattttctacaGCCTGAAATTCTGTTTCTTGAGGCCAATTTTACCATTCAAACAATTTTAAGCATCTTCTTTGGAAGGCAATTTCTCCTTCTATTTAAACAGCAACCATAAATTGTAGAAGGGTGCAGAAAATGCTGGTTAGTCAATTGCATGGGTAGTGTTAAATGTGATAGTAGCTTTTACTTATGTGCACCAGTGGTGAAAAATAACTTTGCAGTTTGTAACTAAGGTGATACAACATTGTACTATTGCATTTATCAAATTGTTTATTAAACTGTCCTTCATATAAAATTTCAGAAAACAACTTTTCTCTTTTTCACAGCTTTATACCACCAGCTCTCCATTTTATGTCTTGTACCACAACTAGTacagttttatctttttatacaaataaaaaaccaacaaaagacaaacaatgcaaaagaaaaacagaaaaagcAAGCAAATGTACTCTATTCAACTGCACTGCCTTTCTACCTGCCATTTAATTTAATGACTGCCATAAAACAGCGTGTGACACATTAATTCACTCTTTCCCAGCAAGCTTAGCTGTTAGATctcaaagaagaagaaaagagttTCACACAGGCCTGTATAACAAAAGACAGTTCCTGATTGGTACAATGGCACATTAGGGTGAAAATTTTAACACCAGCTCAATCTAATTTACCTGATAGAGAACTTTTGCCCTTTAATAGACTGTCTTGCCTTCTTCAAGATTTTGTTGAACTTCTTCCGAGTTTTTTTTGATCTGCAGTCAACATCACAGTTATCTATTTTATATGCAACAACATGTCAATTATATTTACTTTAgtctaaaaaacatttttgtgatGATGGCTTACAgaaaaatacagatgttaacaTACTTGATTTCTAGCAATAATCTAATTAATatcattaggaaaaaaaaaaatttttgtattAATACTTTTACAGTTTCTTTAtgtagaaactttattttataaaaacaaatttaaaaatagtaaatttttacaaacttgtttttctcataaaacaaaaacaatgcttgaaataaaatgtaaaatagcaTAATTTGTCTGCAATTATTAATAagttataaacattattttcactaattgaaataaaaaaggataacaatctcatgaaataaatgtatccAGCAAATCATTATATTTCTACTGACTTTGGTTTCATTGCATGGGCTATCATCACATTGTTAAGTTAACCATTTATGGATgagattttataaaattattaaaaggcattatttttttttatcactattaaaaaaattattaaaaatttaaaacttaaaagcACAAGTAACTATTAGTAATAGGGAAAATAATgacttgttttttaaatttactagatctaatgtAGAACTAATGGGGAGAAGCCAATTAAATTGAACCATGTACCCATTTAATGAACCATGTACCAAACCTTCAGAATAATAAGAGGGATCCAGAAAAAAGTAAACTGACATAGTAAAAGCAAGACTACATAGAAAAAACTAGCTCCAGCAAAATAAGAAATATTGAtggaaaaatacaaaatatagccaaaatgaatgttaaaagcctaaataaaatttagaaagAAATAATAGGTTGTACCCACATGATATCTCTCTTGGGTTAATTTGTAGCTCAAATTCTGTTGTCACTAATTTCTTTCCACTTCTTTTAGCCATTTGttgaaatttttttcttcttgaccCACAGGAAAACTCAACAAAATTAATCTGACAGCTGTTATTGCATTTGTATTTTTGGTCATCTGTAATAAGTAATTTCAAACAATACTTTCTAAACTGTTTCTCAAATTATAAATATGGTGATAATCCTACATAATTCATTACACCTGAAGACATTAAACACACTGAAGAGATGTTTTTAATTCTCAGATAATAAAATAAGTCTATATAAAcatcttttaattttaagaagtTCAGCCTTCTATTAGTCCATTTCAGTTGTAAAatataattactaataatttttttagttgtaatatgtataaaatatatttaaaattatttacagTTGAAAATATcagtcaagttttttttaatcatctcTGCTTCTACTGGCTCAACACTGCAAGAGTCTCTGATCAGGACAAACCTGGCTTTCTTTGTCAAACTGGGTGCTAAAATATTTCCTTTAAAAGTAATcaaaatatatatgttattaggactactatgtaaatatatatgtgtatgtgtgcgtgcaCATGTGAGAGatttaacatttacaaaactaaACTAACATTACCCATGAGCCAAAGGGATAAGCATGTAAAAACTAGACATGTAAGggttagtattttattttacttcatttgtaaaaaaaaaagataaattattCAGATGACTAACTTGAACACTGAGGTAGCTTGCCAGTTGGCATGTTTGTCCATTCATAATTTGTGCTTGGTCCACACCTGAAGGAAATGCTGGTTGAGTTTAAGTAACCAGCGTCATTGATAAGGAAGGCATTCTCCTCACAGGTCATGACACAGTGTTGCTCCTTAGGTCCCACAGGTACACAGGTAAGGACTGAATTAGGCTGTTGCACCACAGTGGTACATTGCCTCATATCTGGGAATTcacaaaatgtttctaaaatatgttttagcTTGAAGCAGTGATTAAGTGTTTGGCAGCTAAATTAATGATCTGAAGTCTGAATTCCACTAAAGACTACTTTTTAACATCAAGATTTTAGGACCCTATGTACAACTAATCTAATTGTTATTGTAATTGAAGGAACAGACATAGTTTATGAAGTGGCCTTTTGTTtccctggtaaaaaaaaaatgagtacaaAACTTGTGAGCTTTTATCTGGCCTATAAACTACTTAATCTTTATGGCAACTGAATTTATTTACGTATAATATTTGAACAATATGAAACTTTATTATCAATAGATTGATTAAAGTTGAAGAAGGTCAAGATAAAAGAAGctaacagacaaacaaaataacttttaaGAAACAACATGAGAAACAACAATAAAAGTATTGAGAAACTTAGCGAATAACTCTGACCTATACAATCATGTTTATTTGGATGTAGCTTAAGACCTTCTTTACAAGAGCATTTGTAACTTCCTTCTGTGTTGGTACAATTGTAGACACATCCTCCATTTTGTACAGAACACTCATTGATATCTAGGTAAACAGATAACAGTACAAAAAGTCTTCAATTAACAAGTCATGCATGATCAGTAGAGCTTTGTGTTCATTTCATGAGCTTTGTCTTTAAATAGCTCCAATTACAAATATTAAGAGCAGTCTAAAAAATAGGAGTGACaaaaaataagaataattaaataaaataattatttttaaaatgataattaaattattttatcttcTATTTCTATCATTCTAGGACAAACACAACAAAGTAGACAtacttgtttttataaaaatgtctttggAACACAAAATTTGCTATACAGGaaagctaaatttattttttgaaaatgtttatgaCTAAATGAATGCAAAGATATATGTAAGatgtccaattttttttttctcaaagtttaaataaaaaaaaaaaaaaaaattaatggccCAGGGGTTACGTATATAACTACTAATATTCATCTTTGCAATGAACATCTGTTGTTTGTGACTCTGAGAGACCTTACCAGCACAATGAGTGACTCCATAGAGCTGGTAACCAGGCTTACAATGACACTTAAAAGATCCTGGCAAGTTTTCACATTTATGATCACAGGTTGATTTCATAACACATTCATCAATATCTagtcaagaaaaataaaagtaaggtaaaacaaaatataccgGTACTTAACTTACCATttagttaccccccccccccccccattttcccattaaaaaaaagcccacaatgTAAACCTCTTAAAAACATGTTCTTTGACATCAAAGACACTTGCCTATGTATATTTTATGATGAAAAATGAGTCTCTGTAACTTGTCTTACCTGTACTGTTAATGGTTTGCTTGTTTAGCAAGCCATTAGTACAATGTAAGCACAATTTGGCTAAACAATTTGGTGACTAATTCAAGCAACTTACCTACACAAGTTTTGTAATCAGAGCTGACTTTATAGCCTGGAGGGCAAACACATTCAAAACTGCCTTTTATATTTTCACACATGTGAGAGCAGCCATCCATTTTTTTCTCACATTCATCTACATCTGCAagaaatcaaatagtttcaattttttgtttgttggggCATTTTTGTGGGGTAGAAAAAAACAGACATATTGTAGCTTTTTTTAAGCACAAGTAAAATAAACTAGAACATTTTAGAAGAACTAAAGGGAATGATGCAAAACTGAAAAGAATAAACAACTAGACGGGTAATGTGTCCAGTGAATTTGTAAAAAAGGACCTTAAAATCTATAAATGTGTCAGACTATCATCAAGGGGGATGACATCTAGCAAATAAATATGGGACCTAAATCTATGGTAGATCTATTTGCATTTCAATTGTGATGATATTTTTGCACAGGAAATACATTGACCACTCCCTCTAAGACCTGATTGCCTGTAAAAATCCTTGTGTCAGTGACCAAATGAATAACTTTgccatattttgtttattaaaatgaTAGTGAGTGTCTGATTTCAATATAAGCTGGTTGATCTTGAACTCAAAGGATCTGagtgtttttttaagaaaacaacaaaacgaGCTTAAGTTTATTACATCAATGATTATTCCTTACCTATACAGGATCGTCCATCTTGGTGTAATTTAAAACCTTCAGGGCATTGGCAAACTGGGCCGTTAATAGAATCCATGCACTTTCTCTCACACCCACCATTATTTActgaacatgaagctaaaatagACAGagactttaaaacaataataataatatattcctGACAAAGTCGTGGTGTTTCTAACAGCAATTTTGTTCAGCTCAATagtctaattagatctagacgtcTATAAGTCACAGTCAGTCACATCTTTTCCTGATTTTAAACCAGATTAAATCTTGATCTAACTCCACATGATCTTACACAatttaacaagtaaaatataaaaacactttaaaaaaaaaacaaagcttatattaggcctaagcgtagttgtatcaattagtttggattagtcatgtaattaaacctgtaataaatctagactaacaataataaatctgtgagattagaaatattttttaccaattgtttttcttttcacaatttcatgcttttagctttctcaacatGCTATGATTCTATGACCAGTTGAGAAAGGatggggagaaagaaggggatatctgggtgaatgttaccgCGATCACTTTTTTCcaccttgttcgataccaaaaaaaataactaattaccaatacttaattaactaattggttaaacttttaaaattgattcttgttatgtcaggtaaaagaaataattgttaaaatttcagcttgattcgagaatgagaaactttttaccagacagacaaacagagtgagttgatagacacctatacgatttgtaagaaaaatgtCTGTCACTGAAATAACTGGATAACATTTACTAGGCCCTCTAGAGTAAAGTTTTAGACTAGAAAGCATCTTTCTATAGAGTCAAGgatgtagaatctagataaacTGTATCCAATCTAATTAGTTTACATTCTACTCgatctacttttaaaaattaaataatgttaaactaaaTGATGTGCTTTCATTACAGTATAAGTTCAATAactaaattaaaactaaaaggtAGATGATATAAATCTACAAACCTCTGCAAGTTTTCCCATCAAGATTCAACAAGTATCTGGCAGCACATGAACAGACCGGGCCGTCTGCTGTTGTATTGCATTTGTGTTGGCAACCTCCATTTCCCAGCTCACAACTTCCTATGgcaaatataaaaacatcaaGAACATACatttgaaaattaatttaataatctaaTATTCTATTATATGCCACAAGATGATTTGATGCCGTGTGCACGTATTCGTACTTTTCGTAGATTGCGCGCCAGAAAGAATGGCTACGCAAGAACAAACAACGCTGTAGAGGGTTGGCATCAAGTACCCCCAACCCACCCCACATCTCTATTCTCAAGTCATTATCCATCAATGTGGTCATTCTTTGATGGTTTGCGTAAAGATACACAAGGCATGACAAGCGCTGTCGCCAAGCAATGTCCAAAGTGGAATATGCAGCACTGGCCATGAGAAGGACAAGCATTGTAGGCTACCAGTCCATAAATCGTCTGCTTATCATGCAGTTATGAGCCTGCTTGTATTAGGTATATATACGCAGTATGTGTGATTACAAATAAGTCAGTTTTACATTATATTCTAGAGATATAATTTGTATTGGTATTAACGTGTCTGTTTACGTAACGTGTCGCACTTTGACATTTACAtgtcaataattatttgaaatatGTGTGAGCTGGCGAtcctagatttaatttttatctatttttatctgtattttaaGTTTAACTATCTAGGCTAGTGCTGAGTGCGTGCATGGTTCCCGCCAGCTCTTTTACTTTAGAAGTTAGTTTGTACGAGTCATGACAtggctctataaatagaacagGTGCGgtcagttctttctttttttccggTGTTGACCGTCGGTCAGTGCAACCATGTAGAAGAAATAAGTATTTAATTGTTGCGCTTGTattcagctgggaccgcctgcTATAATTCCTGCTGTCGTTAAGTctgctgttgttagtctactgcctgtaggctgttgttagtctactgcctgtaggctgttgttagtctactgcagtactgctgttgttagtctactgcctgTAGGCTGTTGTTAGTCGTCTGCCATTAGACTGCCATTAGTCTGCCATCGCCTCCTTGTCttgtacctttttttgttatattttattaattttaagctTAGGTCTAGGGTGGTAATTGTCGTGAtgtagttagatagttggtttggttagtctgttagtgtttgtagatttagagggttttagttagttgctgagttcagttgtagtgttagtgtagctctatatgttatattttattattgatttatttgtgtatgtaaataaagtttctttttgttttatttatcctaaagtaaaagtttcgttattgctttcttttagttagctagattagtttagCTTAGTTcaattgtgctgtctggttgcttaggtgactctagccccttggtcgcagaccgaggtgcacagattgggcccacccagtagagctaccacctgcctactgttataaatgaatttaatgttgagcagcagaagagaataggcctctcccactcgcgcctgcctgacctgctcacattttttttggtgtcagaagtgggatttgaACTTAAGTAATCAGACACACATTGTTTTCTTAGGGATTAggttgttagtttttttttgaggCTTTTGTTAGGTTGATTTAGGTTTTGGTTAGGCTTCGTTAGCGCATTGTTAGGATTGCATAGGTTGGTATTAGTTTTAGGTTTGGATAGCAGTAGGAATCAGTGTTggagaatttattttgttgttggttGTTAGAATATAGGATATGGAtagtttagtttgttgtttgagttttgttttatgtagtgGTCTTCGTTATGGTCAGTAGTGAGTTGGTTTTAATGTTACTTGGAGATGTAGTTCTAGGAAGTTGTTGTAGTGCGTTGTGAGGTAGTTAGTATTGTTGttatgggttagggttagagttgAAGTGTTAGGTTAGGTTGGCAGAATGGCAGCAGCGGCAGGAAGGATGCAGCGGTCCCAGGCTGAAGTTGAGGGGCCTCGGAATGGCATGATCCGAGGACAAGTCTGCAGCTCTCCCATGCCTTCGGAGAGATGTCAGCCCAATGTTAACGGATGGCGAGATGGCAGTTGAAGTCTGGACTGATGGGTCATCGCCAAACTTTGTTATTGAATGTGTTAAGCGATACTACCAGAACTTAGACAGTTCCAGCACAGGTTTTTTTGCAAGTAGCCATGTACTGGActgacagaggtgccccactTCCACCTCTGTGTTATAAACAACTGGGCCAG is part of the Biomphalaria glabrata chromosome 10, xgBioGlab47.1, whole genome shotgun sequence genome and harbors:
- the LOC106080019 gene encoding signal peptide, CUB and EGF-like domain-containing protein 1 isoform X2, translating into MKLTTGCLLRLFLTLMVIALVCEGKSPSTTNKDDDECHDENGGCAQNCINTPGNYTCACHDGFILAPDGKDCIDKNECFENKGGCSHQCVNSLGSFECKCNSGYSLISSGKQCEFGEWCRIMHGCDHNCRTSSTSNKVECFCRTGYFLHSDGKRCVRSCELGNGGCQHKCNTTADGPVCSCAARYLLNLDGKTCRASCSVNNGGCERKCMDSINGPVCQCPEGFKLHQDGRSCIDVDECEKKMDGCSHMCENIKGSFECVCPPGYKVSSDYKTCVDIDECVMKSTCDHKCENLPGSFKCHCKPGYQLYGVTHCADINECSVQNGGCVYNCTNTEGSYKCSCKEGLKLHPNKHDCIDMRQCTTVVQQPNSVLTCVPVGPKEQHCVMTCEENAFLINDAGYLNSTSISFRCGPSTNYEWTNMPTGKLPQCSRNILAPSLTKKARFVLIRDSCSVEPVEAEMIKKNLTDIFNYDQKYKCNNSCQINFVEFSCGSRRKKFQQMAKRSGKKLVTTEFELQINPREISYNCDVDCRSKKTRKKFNKILKKARQSIKGQKFSIRLYNKEYKPMKKSFKPEKAVEELCVNGTQLINKTCIGCSYGTYYDIQTKKCTLCPWGTYQDKEAQFSCIECPNWQPGSGQEGATTLEQCNDLCEPGTYSTSGRKPCLLCSVGTYQPKYGRISCRPCGMGLRTKSTGSTGFQDCLVKVTCKAGHYYNISTQTCSSCPRGFYQPRTGQDFCYTCPGKTMTDFEGSTLAEDCKDRRCGQHMGDYYGILESPNYPGNYPVNVECVWKIKPQKQRRILIIIPQIQLADNDKCEDKIIMRKTKNPYSQNSYETCESRERPIAFTAKSKKLWIQFKSTGNKTAQGFSIPFVAYNEEYESLVEDIVRDSRLYSTSQHQQIFKDRQLLTVLLEVIATPYSYLKYFNVSQSMFPPSFINLLKPKVRRFFQS